In Acidisarcina polymorpha, the DNA window GTCGATCAACACCGCAGCCGCTGCCTCGTTCCAGGCCACGACGTTCCATGCGGCATCCTTGATCAACGCAGGGCTGCTCTCCAGGGCATCCAGCACTCGCTGCATACGTGGGGACACACCGTTCGTTCGTACGGGGGACTTTACTTCGGGCGGACGGCCATGCGCGAGCAGATAAAGGTGCTCACGTTCGGTCTCTTCGAGGACCAGGGCGCGGGCGAGCCGGTCCAGCATATCCGCGGAGGGCGCCCCACCGCGACCCTGTTCGAGCCATGTATACCAGGTGACGCTCACATGGGCACGTTGAGCCACTTCCTCGCGTCGTAAACCGGGCGTACGTCGTCTGGCGGTGGGCAGATCAAAAGTCGCCGGATCCAGCCTGGATCGACGCTCTTTCAGATAGGTGCCAAGCAGGTTCTCGCTCTCTCGGTTTATCGTCCCAGCGTTTGTGATCATTTCGCCCATCCTGTTAGTCGGCCTACCGGTATACCGTCACTACTTTTCAAAGCCGGACGGCAGGCAGAAGATAGCTAAAGCTGCAATCCCCATAGGGGAAGTTTAGAGCACATGCACATGAATCAACAAATAGAAGCGGTAGTGATCAACGAGTACCGAAACAACATGTCCTGATCGCGGCGCAATACCGCTCACGGTGTGTACTCGCTGGCGCAAGCGTCGCATCACCAGATTCAGTAAGGAGAATTAATTGATCGAAACAGACGTCCTGATCGTAGGCTGCGGGCCGGCAGGCCTGACCGCGGCTATCGGGCTCGCGCGTGAGGGTGTGCGCGTGATTGCTATCACAAAGTATGCGCAACTTGCTCCGACGGCGCGCGCACATTGCACTAATCAGCGCTCTTTCGAAATCTTCCGAGATTTCGGTATCGAGCCGCAGGCAATGGCCTCGGCTACCCCGTACACAGAAATGCCAAACTTCACGTATCTTCGTTCTCTTTCCTCTGATGTCGAGTTTGCTCGGTTGAGGGGTTTGCAGCTCGATGATGAGGACAACCTCAACGCCAGTCCGTGCACCATTGCCGATTTGCCGCAGAATCTCTTGGAACCGATCTTGCTCACAGCAGCGACGCAACAGGGAGCGCAAGTTCGTTTTCAAACGGAACTCACGACGTTTGACCAGAATGAAACCGGGGTTACGGCTGTCGTCAGGGATCTCTTGACGGGCCAGGACCTAACAATTCGTGCCCGCTACCTGATCGGTGCCGATGGTGGGAACAGTAGCGTTGCGAAAGCTCTTGAATTGCCTTTCGATGGGCCTGGAAGACTCGGAGGGAGCCTCAGTATTCACTTTGATTGTGACCTTTCGGAATACACGGCCTACAGGCCCAGCCATATCTTCTACATCCTCCGGAGTTCCACCGACAGG includes these proteins:
- a CDS encoding helix-turn-helix transcriptional regulator, giving the protein MITNAGTINRESENLLGTYLKERRSRLDPATFDLPTARRRTPGLRREEVAQRAHVSVTWYTWLEQGRGGAPSADMLDRLARALVLEETEREHLYLLAHGRPPEVKSPVRTNGVSPRMQRVLDALESSPALIKDAAWNVVAWNEAAAAVLIDYGTLSPVERNVLRLVFCHPRLRAQLPDWEQIASFVVATFRAELARTGASQQTQALIEALSRESPEFAAMWRNHEVRKHGEGIKRVQPEVGESIALEYSSFAIDAQVGLSMVVYMPATHADAERVKALVTRRRALA